One Mytilus trossulus isolate FHL-02 chromosome 5, PNRI_Mtr1.1.1.hap1, whole genome shotgun sequence DNA segment encodes these proteins:
- the LOC134718431 gene encoding peroxisomal membrane protein 11C-like produces the protein MDLVRVLETYRGHDRIIRLSTYVCMFVSGDRKGLAFDRIRAIATDLGGCRVILRLFDDLPMLFYNLSYGTGSKEKSTLLRILNLLTNIINQSFYPVEHIAWLADKQVINTDSKKWWVLGVMIWALSLVAEILKQLVSISLISKKLKQTKKQQYLESTDEREESLESISTEAKVLKANLLEARLSLLSASSDFINAINWCPPGVLWAGKLSRSWSGVFGMLSTSIMLYKNWPKKS, from the exons ATGGATCTTGTACGCGTATTAGAAACATACAGAGGACATGACAGAATTATACGACTCAGTAcctatgtttgtatgtttgtaagTGGGGACCGAAAGGGATTAGCTTTTGATCGGATCCGCGCTATTGCTACAGATCTAGGTGGTTGCCGAGTAATCCTAAGATTATTTGATGACTTGCCAATGCTATTCTACAATCTTTCTTACGGAACAGGGAGTAAG GAGAAGAGCACACTATTAAGAATATTGAACCTGTTAACAAACATTATTAACCAATCATTTTATCCTGTGGAGCATATTGCCTGGTTAGCTGACAAACAGGTGATCAACACAGACTCCAAGAAATGGTGGGTGCTAGGCGTCATGATCTGGGCTCTTTCTTTAGTCGCTGAAATACTCAA ACAATTAGTTAGTATTAGTTTGATAAGCAAAAAGTTGAAACAGACAAAGAAGCAGCAATATTTGGAGTCAACTGATGAAAG AGAAGAATCCCTAGAGAGCATATCTACAGAAGCCAAAGTACTGAAAGCCAACTTACTGGAAGCACGATTGTCACTTCTTTCGGCTTCATCGGATTTTATCAATGCTATAAACTGGTGCCCTCCTGGGGTTTTATGGGCAGGGAAACTGTCTAGATCATGGAGTGGTGTGTTTGGAATGTTGTCTACTAGtattatgttatataaaaaCTGGCCTAAAAAGTCGTGA